A single window of Crassostrea angulata isolate pt1a10 chromosome 8, ASM2561291v2, whole genome shotgun sequence DNA harbors:
- the LOC128160424 gene encoding uncharacterized protein LOC128160424 has protein sequence MSTFVYIYIIVLLKRYSADKIARNVCFKTASELVKNLNKCRFSLKSVADLMQDRGTTCRSKCDVRMNNIESRMINSLEGIVFTIGSYSYKSDVCMGLRNNGGRYLIISCSSTKDDVPISNQTRENVEKEERNLTVIGENATHSGRETAEYVTTVSNAIKTSFDVHQQGNSKTAEDIIGIRCAAFFSGLLLGIIITLVLHRKCRLCVRKHIEPIDLKDNEISCSVSRIMECNVNIYPIDCNKQSFQRNNDHLPSNDGPIDSPIYTSVLDISIEDCKLDNEYNHLNKQRNTDEYDHAGLLLCDEIYSDCKRNVLCVNSVYATAAEII, from the exons ATGTCGacatttgtgtacattt ACATCATCGTCCTATTAAAGAGATACTCTGCTGACAAAATTGCGAG GAATGTTTGCTTTAAGACAGCATCTGAGCTTGTGAAAAATCTGAATAAGTGTCGATTTTCCCTAAAATCTGTTGCGGATTTAATGCAAGATA gaGGTACCACCTGTCGTAGTAAATGCGATGTTCGGATGAATAATATCGAGAGTCGCATGATTAATTCCCTGGAAGGCATTGTTTTTACGATCGGCAGCTATTCATACAAATCTGACGTTTGTATGGGGTTGAGAAACAACGGCGGAAGATATCTTATCATCAGCTGCTCATCAACGAAAGATG ATGTGCCAATAAGCAACCAAACTAGGGAAAATGTAGAAAAAGAGGAGAGAAATTTAACTGTCATTGGGGAAAATGCGACACATTCTGGCAGAGAGACTGCAGAGTATGTCACAACTGTCTCTAATGCCATAAAGACAAGTTTTGATGTACATCAACAAG gtaATTCAAAAACAGCAGAAGATATTATTGGGATACGGTGTGCAGCCTTTTTCTCTGGACTGCTTCTTGGAATAATTATAACATTGGTACTACATAGAAAGTGCAGACTTTGTGTCCGGAAACA caTAGAACCCATTGACCTAAAAGACAATGAGATCTCGTGCAGTGTTTCCAGAATAATGGAATGCAACGTTAATATATATCCTATAGACTGCAATAAACAG TCATTTCAGCGGAACAACGACCATCTGCCGTCCAACGACGGTCCTATCGACTCCCCCATATACACCAGTGTATTGGATATATCAATAGAAGATTGCAAACTGGATAATGAATATAATCACCTGAATAAACAACGAAATACTGACGAATACGACCATGCCGGTCTGCTGTTGTGTGATGAAATATATTCGGATTGTAAAAGAAATGTTCTTTGTGTGAATAGCGTTTACGCTACTGCAGCTGAAATAATATAA
- the LOC128158182 gene encoding uncharacterized protein LOC128158182, with amino-acid sequence MPKRKVREAPPAPRAKPRDRKRVATNSAGSDGPQHSVNLVDLSGPQHSANLVDFPTSPNLNRETMSTQKQPPALNREQLDEVTRAVIAAMSCRAETSHPQNKMTQDASAEYPDHTRIWIVGSSIIKHAFCHARKSCRGTDLQLDRHKASIFWQGKGGMRWGQLYSKMKTLLKVEDFCHTLRRQ; translated from the exons ATGCCAAAGAGGAAGGTTCGAGAGGCCCCGCCTGCACCACGTGCAAAGCCGCGCGACCGGAAGCGGGTCGCAACAAACAGCGCTGGCTCGGATGGTCCACAGCATAGTGTAAATCTGGTCGATCTATCTGGTCCCCAGCATAGTGCGAATCTAGTTGATTTCCCCACCTCACCTAACCTAAATAGGGAAACCATGTCGACCCAAAAGCAACCACCAGCGCTGAACAGGGAGCAGTTGGACGAGGTGACACGGGCAGTCATTGCCGCCATGTCTTGTAGAGCAGAGACCTCTCATCCCCAGAATAAGATGACGCAGGATGCATCCGCAGAGTATCCAG atcataCAAGAATCTGGATTGTTGGGTCATCCATCATTAAACATGCTTTTTGTCATGCAAGAAAGTCTTGCCGGGGCACTGATTTACAGCTAGATAGACACAAGGCATCCATTTTCTGGCAGGGCAAAGGGGGCATGAGGTGGGGTCAACTTTACTCTAAGATGAAGACATTGCTTAAGGTAGAAGATTTTTGTCATACATTGCGGAGGCAATAA